The Streptomyces sp. NL15-2K genome contains a region encoding:
- the rpmF gene encoding 50S ribosomal protein L32: MAVPKRKMSRSNTRHRRSQWKAAVPTLVACERCHEPKQQHIACPSCGTYNKRQVLEV; encoded by the coding sequence GTGGCTGTTCCGAAGCGGAAGATGTCGCGCAGCAACACGCGCCACCGCCGGTCGCAGTGGAAGGCTGCGGTCCCCACCCTGGTTGCGTGCGAGCGCTGCCACGAGCCCAAGCAGCAGCACATCGCGTGCCCGTCTTGCGGCACTTACAACAAGCGCCAGGTCCTCGAGGTCTGA
- the rnc gene encoding ribonuclease III, translated as MSTPKKNAPREIGSSPADNTASSHTLLEGRLGYKLESALLVRALTHRSYAYENGGLPTNERLEFLGDSVLGLVVTDTLYRTHPDLPEGQLAKLRAAVVNSRALAEVGRGLDLGSFVRLGRGEEGTGGRDKASILADTLEAVIGAVYLDQGLDSAAELVHRLFDPLIEKSSNLGAGLDWKTSLQELTATEALGVPEYLVTETGPDHEKTFTAAARVGGVSYGTGTGRSKKEAEQQAAESAWRSIKAAADERAKLVAEKAAQDGEDPSSVSA; from the coding sequence GTGTCCACGCCTAAGAAGAACGCTCCCCGCGAGATCGGGAGCAGCCCGGCGGACAACACGGCCTCGTCCCACACGCTGTTGGAAGGGCGGCTCGGGTACAAGCTCGAGTCCGCCCTTCTGGTGCGTGCGCTGACCCACCGTTCCTACGCATACGAGAACGGCGGCCTGCCCACCAACGAGCGCCTGGAGTTCCTCGGGGACTCCGTGCTCGGCCTCGTGGTCACGGACACGCTGTACCGCACCCACCCCGACCTGCCCGAAGGCCAGCTGGCCAAGCTGCGGGCCGCGGTGGTCAACTCGCGTGCGCTGGCGGAGGTCGGCCGCGGGCTCGACCTGGGCTCCTTCGTCCGGCTCGGCCGGGGTGAAGAGGGCACGGGCGGCCGGGACAAGGCTTCCATCCTCGCCGACACCCTCGAAGCGGTGATCGGCGCGGTCTATCTCGACCAGGGACTGGACTCGGCGGCGGAGCTGGTGCACCGCCTGTTCGACCCGCTGATCGAGAAGTCCTCGAACCTCGGAGCCGGCCTGGACTGGAAGACCAGCCTCCAGGAGCTCACCGCGACAGAGGCGCTCGGCGTGCCCGAGTACCTGGTCACGGAGACCGGCCCCGACCACGAGAAGACCTTCACTGCTGCCGCCCGCGTCGGAGGCGTCTCGTACGGCACCGGCACCGGCCGCAGCAAGAAGGAGGCGGAGCAGCAGGCCGCGGAATCCGCGTGGCGGTCCATCAAGGCCGCGGCGGACGAGCGCGCCAAGCTGGTGGCCGAGAAGGCCGCCCAGGACGGCGAGGACCCCTCGTCGGTCTCCGCCTGA
- the mutM gene encoding bifunctional DNA-formamidopyrimidine glycosylase/DNA-(apurinic or apyrimidinic site) lyase → MPELPEVEVVRRGLERWVAQRTVAEAEVLHPRAVRRHLAGADDFAHRLKGHRVGTPSRRGKYLWLPLEDAHEAILAHLGMSGQLLVQPHEAPDEKHLRIRVKFADDLATELRFVDQRTFGGLSLHDTTPDGLPDVIAHIARDPLDPLFDDEAFHQALRRKRTTIKRALLDQSLISGVGNIYADEALWRTRIHYERPTANFTRPRTAELLGHIRDVMNEALAVGGTSFDSLYVNVNGESGYFDRSLDAYGREGLPCKRCATPMRRRAWMNRSSYFCPRCQRAPRVTS, encoded by the coding sequence ATGCCCGAGTTGCCCGAGGTCGAGGTCGTACGGCGCGGTCTGGAGCGGTGGGTCGCCCAGCGGACGGTCGCCGAGGCCGAGGTGCTGCACCCGCGGGCGGTGCGCCGCCATCTCGCCGGCGCCGACGACTTCGCCCACCGGCTCAAGGGCCACCGCGTCGGCACGCCCAGCCGGCGCGGCAAGTACCTGTGGCTGCCCCTGGAGGACGCGCACGAGGCGATCCTGGCCCACCTCGGCATGAGCGGCCAGCTCCTGGTCCAGCCGCACGAGGCCCCGGACGAGAAGCACCTCAGGATCCGGGTGAAATTCGCGGACGACCTGGCCACGGAACTACGCTTCGTCGACCAACGCACCTTCGGCGGCCTGTCGTTGCACGACACCACCCCCGACGGCCTGCCCGACGTCATCGCGCACATCGCCCGCGACCCCCTGGACCCGCTCTTCGACGACGAGGCCTTCCACCAGGCCCTGCGCCGCAAGCGCACGACGATCAAACGGGCCCTGCTCGACCAGTCGTTGATCAGCGGTGTCGGCAACATATACGCGGACGAGGCCCTGTGGCGCACCCGCATCCACTACGAGCGCCCGACCGCGAACTTCACACGCCCGCGCACCGCCGAACTCCTGGGCCACATCAGGGACGTGATGAACGAGGCCCTCGCGGTGGGCGGCACCAGCTTCGACAGCCTGTACGTCAACGTCAACGGGGAGTCGGGCTACTTCGACCGGTCGCTGGACGCGTACGGGCGCGAGGGGCTGCCGTGCAAGCGGTGTGCCACGCCGATGCGCCGGCGCGCCTGGATGAACCGGTCCAGCTACTTCTGCCCGAGGTGTCAGCGGGCGCCGCGGGTCACGTCGTAG
- a CDS encoding helix-turn-helix domain-containing protein — MDTMDERTEDQNLPYSVFAKACPSRGTLEHVTGRWGALTLGALHEGSLRFNELRRRVDGVSEKMLSQTLHALERDGLVHREAQPTNPPRVDYELTPLGHEVAERLIGLIQFVEGRMDDVLAARRRYDVTRGAR, encoded by the coding sequence ATGGACACCATGGACGAGCGCACGGAGGACCAGAACCTCCCGTACAGCGTGTTCGCCAAGGCATGCCCCTCGCGCGGCACGCTCGAGCACGTCACGGGACGCTGGGGCGCGCTCACGCTCGGCGCCCTCCACGAGGGCTCGCTCCGCTTCAACGAGCTGCGCCGCCGGGTCGACGGCGTGAGCGAGAAGATGCTGTCCCAGACGTTGCACGCGCTCGAGCGCGACGGCCTGGTCCACCGCGAGGCCCAGCCGACGAACCCGCCCCGCGTGGACTACGAACTGACGCCGCTCGGCCACGAGGTCGCCGAGCGGCTGATCGGCCTCATCCAGTTCGTGGAGGGCCGGATGGACGACGTGCTCGCAGCACGCCGGCGCTACGACGTGACCCGCGGCGCCCGCTGA
- a CDS encoding CAP domain-containing protein: MGRHRRSAAGRAATTGRAPGVTETHSSHMGGHGHRDPYVSYDSYDTYASYDSAAGDHPTSGTAPYLNPEAYGDTYTKSQEYLFATDDDGGTWTADTTAFLSDGYIPSDGPRRAGSHRRRKRKAAPVKTGLLGVSAAVALGTVAVATGVVPGLENYKIGGDSGSGGDNVQAVDSPSGIPTEQGGTSGSAESRDGGASTSRDADRSASPSASPSTSPAAPTKTPEKTETPSQKPKTTPTPSEKPKTTPSRTATQAPEKTSAPVAVSAETQAAAEVLKLVNEERSKVGCSPVSANSALAELAQDFSEDMAARGFFDHTDPDGASPWDRAAKAGITDLGGENIARGQADAAAVMEAWMNSPGHKANILNCDFKTLGVGVHMGAGGPWWTQDFGY; encoded by the coding sequence ATGGGACGCCACCGACGCTCCGCCGCCGGCCGCGCCGCCACCACAGGCCGCGCCCCGGGGGTCACAGAGACGCACAGCTCCCACATGGGGGGCCACGGACACCGCGATCCGTACGTGTCGTACGACTCCTACGACACGTACGCCTCGTACGACTCCGCCGCGGGCGACCACCCCACGTCGGGGACCGCCCCCTATCTGAATCCCGAGGCGTACGGCGACACGTACACGAAGAGCCAGGAGTACCTCTTCGCGACGGACGACGACGGTGGCACCTGGACCGCCGACACCACGGCCTTCCTGTCCGACGGTTACATACCCTCCGACGGCCCCCGCCGCGCGGGCTCGCACCGCCGCCGGAAGAGGAAGGCCGCGCCGGTCAAGACCGGTCTGCTCGGCGTCTCGGCGGCGGTCGCCCTCGGCACGGTCGCGGTCGCCACCGGCGTGGTGCCCGGCCTCGAGAACTACAAGATCGGCGGGGACAGCGGCAGCGGCGGCGACAACGTGCAGGCCGTGGACTCGCCGAGCGGCATCCCGACCGAGCAGGGCGGTACCTCCGGCAGCGCCGAGAGCCGCGACGGCGGCGCGTCGACGAGCCGCGACGCCGACCGCTCGGCCTCGCCCTCGGCCTCCCCCTCGACGTCGCCGGCCGCGCCGACCAAGACGCCCGAGAAGACCGAGACGCCGTCGCAGAAGCCGAAGACCACGCCCACGCCCAGCGAGAAGCCCAAGACGACTCCGTCGCGTACGGCCACGCAGGCGCCGGAGAAGACCAGCGCCCCCGTGGCGGTGTCCGCGGAGACCCAGGCCGCGGCCGAGGTGCTCAAGCTCGTCAACGAGGAGCGGTCCAAGGTGGGCTGCAGCCCGGTCTCCGCCAACAGCGCGCTGGCCGAACTGGCTCAGGACTTCAGCGAGGACATGGCCGCACGCGGCTTCTTCGACCACACCGACCCGGACGGGGCGAGCCCCTGGGACCGGGCCGCGAAGGCCGGGATCACCGACCTCGGCGGCGAGAACATAGCCCGGGGGCAGGCCGACGCGGCAGCGGTGATGGAGGCCTGGATGAACAGCCCCGGGCACAAGGCGAACATCCTGAACTGCGACTTCAAGACGCTGGGCGTCGGCGTGCACATGGGGGCGGGCGGCCCTTGGTGGACACAGGACTTCGGTTACTAG
- a CDS encoding acylphosphatase encodes MSEDVRLVAWVRGRVQGVGFRWFTRAKALEIGGLSGFALNLGDGRVQVVAEGARAGCQGLLEWLQSDDTPGRVDGVTEIWDTPRGGYDGFAIR; translated from the coding sequence ATGAGCGAGGATGTGCGATTGGTCGCCTGGGTGCGTGGACGCGTCCAAGGTGTGGGTTTCCGCTGGTTCACGCGGGCCAAGGCCCTGGAGATCGGCGGCCTGAGTGGTTTTGCTCTCAATTTGGGGGACGGACGGGTCCAGGTGGTCGCCGAGGGGGCGCGCGCGGGCTGTCAGGGGCTCCTGGAGTGGCTCCAGAGTGACGACACGCCCGGCCGCGTGGACGGCGTCACCGAGATCTGGGACACACCTCGCGGGGGGTACGACGGCTTCGCCATCCGTTGA
- the smc gene encoding chromosome segregation protein SMC, protein MHLKALTLRGFKSFASATTLRFEPGITCVVGPNGSGKSNVVDALSWVMGEQGAKSLRGGKMEDVIFAGTTGRPPLGRAEVSLTIDNSDGALPIEYAEVTITRIMFRNGGSEYQINGDTCRLLDIQELLSDSGIGREMHVIVGQGQLDSVLHADPMGRRAFIEEAAGVLKHRKRKEKALRKLDAMQANLARVQDLTDELRRQLKPLGRQAAVARRAAVIQADLRDARLRLLADDLVRLREALKAEVADEAALKERKEAAELELKKALQREALLEDEVRQLTPRLQRAQQSWYELSQLAERVRGTISLADARVKSATSAPPEERRGRDPEDMEREAARIREQEAELEAALEAAERALEDTVAHRADLERELALEERRLKDVARAIADRREGLARLNGQVNAARSRAASAQAEIDRLAAARDEAQERAVAAQEEYEVLKAEVDGLDAGDAELAEQHEAAKQQLAEEEAALSAAREATTAAERKRAATQARHEALAMGLRRKDGTGALLAAKDRLSGLLGPAAELLTVTPGHETALATAFGAAADAIAVTTPSSAADAIRLLRKQDAGRAALLLSGAPDDVPQEARTDGPPYAADLVRGPAELMPAVRRLLRGIVVVGTLEDAEDLVYARPDLTAVTAEGDLLGAYFAQGGSAGAPSLLEVQASVDEAAAELEELAVRCEELTEAQHAAGERRKECAVRVEELGERRRAADREKSAVAQQLGRLSGQARGAAGEAERSVAAAARAQEALDKALTEVEELAERLTVAEEMPVEEEPDTSVRDRLAADGANARQTEMEARLQVRTHEERVKGLAGRADSLDRAARAEREARARAEQRRARLRHEAAVAEAVASGARQLLAHVEVSLGRAEEERSAAEAAKARREQELTVARGAGRDLKAELDKLTDSVHRGEVLGAEKRLRIEQLETKALEELGVEPAGLVAEYGPHQLVPPSPPAEGEELPEDPEHPRNQPKQFHRAEQEKRLKAAERAYQQLGKVNPLALEEFAALEERHQFLSEQLEDLKKTRADLLQVVKEVDERVEQVFTEAYRDTAREFEGVFSRLFPGGDGRLILTDPDNMLTTGVDVEARPPGKKVKRLSLLSGGERSLTAVALLVSIFKARPSPFYVMDEVEAALDDTNLQRLIRIMQELQEASQLIVITHQKRTMEVADALYGVSMQGDGVSKVISQRLR, encoded by the coding sequence GTGCACCTCAAGGCCCTGACCCTCCGCGGCTTCAAGTCGTTCGCCTCGGCGACCACGCTCCGGTTCGAGCCGGGGATCACGTGTGTCGTGGGGCCGAACGGCTCGGGCAAGTCCAACGTGGTGGACGCGCTCAGCTGGGTCATGGGCGAACAGGGCGCCAAGTCGCTGCGCGGCGGCAAGATGGAGGACGTCATCTTCGCCGGCACCACCGGGCGTCCGCCACTCGGCCGTGCCGAGGTTTCGCTGACCATCGACAACTCGGACGGCGCCCTGCCCATCGAGTACGCCGAGGTCACCATCACGCGGATCATGTTCCGCAACGGCGGCAGCGAGTACCAGATCAACGGCGACACCTGCCGCCTCCTCGACATCCAGGAACTCCTGTCCGACTCCGGTATCGGCCGCGAGATGCACGTCATCGTCGGCCAGGGCCAGCTCGACTCCGTCCTGCACGCCGACCCCATGGGCCGCCGGGCCTTCATCGAGGAGGCGGCCGGCGTCCTCAAGCACCGCAAGCGCAAGGAGAAGGCGCTGCGGAAGCTGGACGCGATGCAGGCCAACCTCGCGCGCGTGCAGGACCTGACGGATGAGCTCAGGAGGCAGCTCAAGCCCCTGGGCCGACAGGCCGCCGTCGCACGAAGGGCCGCCGTCATCCAGGCCGACCTCCGGGACGCCCGCCTGCGCCTGCTCGCCGACGATCTCGTACGGCTGCGGGAGGCGCTGAAGGCCGAGGTCGCGGACGAGGCCGCCCTGAAGGAACGCAAGGAGGCCGCCGAGCTGGAGCTGAAGAAGGCGCTCCAGCGGGAGGCGCTCCTGGAGGACGAGGTACGGCAGCTCACCCCTCGCCTCCAGCGCGCCCAGCAGAGCTGGTACGAGCTTTCCCAGCTGGCCGAGCGGGTGCGCGGCACGATCTCGCTGGCCGACGCGCGCGTGAAGAGCGCCACCTCCGCGCCCCCCGAGGAGCGGCGCGGGCGCGACCCCGAGGACATGGAGCGCGAGGCCGCTCGGATCCGGGAGCAGGAGGCCGAGCTCGAAGCGGCCCTGGAAGCCGCCGAGCGCGCCTTGGAGGACACGGTCGCCCACCGCGCCGACCTGGAACGCGAACTGGCGCTCGAAGAACGGCGCCTGAAGGACGTGGCCCGTGCCATCGCCGACCGCCGCGAGGGGCTCGCCCGGCTGAACGGCCAGGTCAACGCGGCCCGTTCGCGCGCGGCCTCGGCCCAGGCCGAGATCGACCGGCTGGCCGCCGCCCGGGACGAGGCCCAGGAACGGGCTGTGGCCGCGCAGGAGGAGTACGAGGTGCTGAAGGCGGAGGTCGACGGCCTCGACGCCGGCGACGCGGAACTCGCCGAACAGCACGAGGCGGCGAAACAGCAGCTCGCCGAGGAAGAGGCAGCCCTGTCGGCGGCCCGCGAGGCGACCACGGCGGCGGAGCGCAAACGGGCCGCGACCCAGGCCCGCCACGAGGCGCTGGCCATGGGGCTGCGCCGCAAGGACGGCACGGGTGCGCTGCTCGCGGCGAAGGATCGTCTCAGCGGACTGCTCGGCCCGGCCGCCGAGCTGCTGACCGTGACCCCGGGCCACGAGACCGCCCTGGCCACCGCCTTCGGCGCCGCCGCCGACGCCATCGCGGTGACCACCCCGTCCTCGGCCGCCGACGCGATCCGCCTGCTGCGCAAGCAGGACGCGGGGCGGGCGGCGCTGCTGCTGAGCGGCGCCCCCGACGACGTACCGCAGGAGGCGCGGACGGACGGGCCGCCGTATGCCGCCGACCTCGTCCGCGGCCCCGCCGAGCTCATGCCCGCCGTACGACGGCTGCTGCGCGGGATCGTCGTGGTCGGCACCCTCGAGGACGCCGAGGACCTCGTGTACGCGCGGCCCGATCTCACCGCCGTGACCGCCGAGGGCGATCTGCTGGGCGCCTACTTCGCGCAGGGCGGGTCCGCCGGGGCGCCGAGCCTGCTCGAAGTGCAGGCGTCCGTCGACGAGGCGGCCGCCGAGCTCGAAGAGCTGGCCGTGCGGTGCGAGGAGCTCACCGAGGCACAGCACGCGGCCGGGGAGCGGCGCAAGGAGTGTGCCGTTCGGGTCGAGGAGCTGGGGGAGCGGCGTCGGGCCGCCGACCGGGAGAAGTCGGCCGTCGCGCAGCAGCTCGGGCGGCTGTCGGGGCAGGCGCGGGGTGCCGCCGGGGAGGCCGAGCGGTCCGTCGCCGCCGCCGCGCGGGCGCAGGAGGCGCTCGACAAGGCCCTGACCGAGGTCGAGGAACTCGCCGAGCGGCTCACCGTCGCCGAGGAGATGCCGGTCGAGGAGGAGCCCGACACCTCGGTACGGGACCGTCTCGCCGCCGACGGGGCCAACGCCCGGCAGACCGAGATGGAGGCCCGCCTTCAGGTCCGTACGCACGAAGAGCGCGTCAAGGGGCTCGCCGGGCGGGCCGACTCGCTCGACCGGGCCGCCCGCGCGGAACGCGAGGCACGCGCGCGTGCCGAACAGCGCCGGGCCCGGCTGCGCCACGAGGCGGCCGTCGCGGAGGCCGTCGCCTCCGGCGCGCGGCAGCTGCTCGCGCACGTCGAGGTGTCGCTCGGCCGTGCGGAGGAGGAACGGTCCGCCGCCGAGGCCGCCAAGGCGCGGCGCGAGCAGGAGCTGACCGTCGCCCGGGGCGCGGGGCGCGATCTCAAGGCGGAGCTCGACAAGTTGACGGATTCGGTCCACCGGGGTGAGGTACTCGGCGCCGAGAAGCGGCTGCGGATCGAGCAGCTGGAGACCAAGGCGCTGGAGGAACTCGGTGTCGAACCGGCGGGGCTCGTGGCCGAGTACGGCCCGCACCAGCTGGTGCCGCCCTCGCCCCCCGCCGAGGGCGAAGAGCTGCCGGAGGACCCCGAGCACCCGCGCAACCAGCCGAAGCAGTTCCACCGGGCCGAGCAGGAGAAGCGGCTCAAGGCGGCCGAGCGGGCGTACCAGCAGCTCGGCAAGGTCAACCCGCTGGCGCTGGAGGAGTTCGCCGCGCTGGAGGAACGCCACCAGTTCCTCAGCGAGCAACTGGAGGACCTCAAGAAGACCCGGGCCGACCTCCTCCAGGTCGTCAAGGAGGTCGACGAACGAGTCGAGCAGGTCTTCACCGAGGCCTACCGGGACACCGCCCGGGAGTTCGAGGGCGTCTTCAGCCGGCTCTTCCCGGGCGGTGACGGGCGCTTGATCCTGACCGATCCCGACAACATGCTCACCACGGGTGTCGATGTCGAAGCGCGTCCGCCGGGCAAGAAGGTCAAGCGGCTGTCGCTGCTCTCGGGCGGCGAGCGCTCGCTGACCGCCGTCGCGCTCCTGGTGTCGATCTTCAAGGCGCGCCCCAGCCCGTTCTACGTCATGGACGAGGTCGAGGCGGCGCTCGACGACACCAACCTCCAGCGGCTGATCCGCATCATGCAGGAGCTGCAGGAGGCCTCCCAGCTGATCGTGATCACGCACCAGAAGCGGACGATGGAGGTCGCCGACGCGTTGTACGGCGTCTCCATGCAGGGCGACGGGGTGTCGAAGGTCATCAGCCAGCGGCTTCGCTAA
- a CDS encoding sugar porter family MFS transporter — translation MTSSTQAPKSGARTAHPDHLGHVIFIAAAAAMGGFLFGYDSSVINGAVEAIRDRYDIGSAALAQVIAIALIGCAIGAATAGRIADRIGRIRCMQIAAVLFTVSAVGSALPFSLYDLAFWRIVGGFAIGMASVIGPAYIAEVAPPAYRGRLGSFQQAAIVIGIAVSQLVNWGLLNAAGGDQRGKLMGLEAWQVMLGVMVVPAVLYGLLSFAIPESPRFLISVGKHERAREILTEVEGKDIDLDARVAEIELAVKSEHKSTFRDLLGGSFFFKPIVWIGIGLSVFQQFVGINVAFYYSSTLWQSVGVDPTDSFFYSFTTSIINILGTVIAMIFVDRVGRKPLALIGSVGMVIGLALEAWAFSYNLVDGKLPATQGWIALIAAHVFVLFFALSWGVVVWVFLGEMFPNKIRAAALGVAAAAQWIANWAITASFPSLADWNLSFTYVIYTVFAALSIPFVLKYVTETKGKALEEMG, via the coding sequence GTGACCAGCAGTACGCAGGCACCCAAGTCAGGAGCCAGGACGGCTCATCCCGATCATCTCGGGCACGTCATCTTCATCGCGGCGGCGGCCGCGATGGGCGGTTTCCTCTTCGGCTACGACAGCTCCGTGATCAACGGCGCCGTCGAGGCCATCCGTGACCGCTATGACATCGGATCGGCAGCCCTGGCGCAGGTCATCGCCATCGCCCTGATCGGGTGTGCCATCGGCGCCGCGACCGCGGGCCGCATAGCCGACCGCATCGGCCGCATCCGGTGCATGCAGATCGCCGCGGTCCTCTTCACGGTCAGCGCCGTCGGCTCGGCGCTGCCCTTCTCGCTGTACGACCTCGCCTTCTGGCGGATCGTCGGCGGCTTCGCCATCGGCATGGCCTCCGTGATCGGTCCCGCCTACATCGCCGAGGTCGCTCCGCCCGCCTACCGCGGTCGCCTCGGCTCCTTCCAGCAGGCCGCGATCGTCATCGGCATCGCCGTGTCGCAGCTGGTCAACTGGGGTCTGCTGAACGCCGCCGGCGGTGACCAGCGCGGCAAGCTCATGGGCCTGGAGGCCTGGCAGGTCATGCTCGGCGTCATGGTCGTCCCGGCCGTCCTGTACGGCCTGCTCTCCTTCGCGATCCCCGAGTCCCCGCGCTTTTTGATCTCCGTCGGCAAGCACGAGCGCGCCCGCGAGATCCTCACCGAGGTCGAGGGCAAGGACATCGACCTGGACGCCCGCGTCGCCGAGATCGAGCTCGCCGTGAAGAGCGAGCACAAGTCGACCTTCAGGGACCTGCTGGGCGGCAGCTTCTTCTTCAAGCCGATCGTCTGGATCGGCATCGGCCTGTCGGTCTTCCAGCAGTTCGTCGGCATCAACGTCGCGTTCTACTACTCCTCGACGCTGTGGCAGTCGGTCGGCGTCGACCCGACGGACTCGTTCTTCTACTCGTTCACGACGTCGATCATCAACATCCTCGGCACCGTGATCGCCATGATCTTCGTCGACCGCGTCGGCCGTAAGCCGCTGGCCCTCATCGGCTCCGTCGGCATGGTGATCGGCCTCGCGCTGGAGGCCTGGGCGTTCTCGTACAACCTGGTCGACGGCAAGCTCCCGGCCACGCAGGGCTGGATCGCCCTGATCGCCGCCCACGTGTTCGTCCTCTTCTTCGCCCTGTCCTGGGGTGTGGTCGTCTGGGTCTTCCTCGGCGAGATGTTCCCGAACAAGATCCGCGCCGCCGCCCTGGGCGTGGCCGCCGCCGCGCAGTGGATCGCCAACTGGGCCATCACCGCGAGCTTCCCGTCGCTGGCCGACTGGAACCTGTCCTTCACTTACGTGATCTACACGGTCTTCGCCGCGCTCTCCATCCCCTTCGTCCTCAAGTACGTCACGGAGACGAAGGGCAAGGCACTGGAGGAGATGGGCTGA
- a CDS encoding LLM class flavin-dependent oxidoreductase, with amino-acid sequence MPVTVVRFNLVEPGATPASLSARYQAALGMAAYADDHGITTVQTEEHHGVADNWLPSPFAFAGAVFGATRHIAVTVSAVIGPLHDPLRLAEDIAVLDLLSGGRLVTVAGIGYRPEEYEQFDVEWKRRGKIQDEVLETALKAWTGEEFVYHGRTVRVTPRPYTDPHPLLLVGGSSKAAARRAARLGLPFFPSAHLPELEAYYKERLVEYGTEGWTMMPAAETPLLHVAEDPDEAWARYGGHFLHEARTYASWQSGDIRSAVKSAATTVQELRGEGVYRILTPDECVAQGLDNLVLHPLAGGMPLDEGWRGLRLFCEDVLPRLRP; translated from the coding sequence ATGCCCGTCACGGTCGTACGTTTCAACCTCGTCGAGCCCGGCGCCACCCCCGCCTCGCTCAGCGCGCGCTACCAGGCGGCCCTGGGGATGGCCGCGTACGCCGACGACCACGGGATCACCACCGTGCAGACCGAGGAGCACCACGGCGTCGCCGACAACTGGCTGCCGTCGCCGTTCGCCTTCGCGGGTGCCGTCTTCGGGGCCACCCGGCACATCGCGGTCACGGTCTCGGCGGTGATCGGCCCGCTGCACGACCCGCTGCGGCTGGCCGAGGACATCGCCGTACTGGACCTGCTCAGCGGCGGCCGGCTGGTGACGGTCGCCGGGATCGGGTACCGGCCCGAGGAGTACGAGCAGTTCGACGTGGAGTGGAAGCGGCGGGGGAAGATCCAGGACGAGGTTCTGGAGACGGCCCTCAAGGCTTGGACCGGCGAGGAGTTCGTGTACCACGGCCGTACCGTCCGGGTCACCCCCCGCCCGTACACCGACCCGCACCCCCTCCTCCTCGTCGGCGGCTCCTCGAAGGCCGCCGCCCGCCGGGCCGCCCGGCTCGGGCTGCCGTTCTTCCCCAGCGCGCATCTGCCGGAGCTGGAGGCGTACTACAAGGAGCGGCTCGTCGAGTACGGCACCGAGGGCTGGACCATGATGCCCGCCGCCGAGACACCGTTGCTGCACGTCGCCGAGGATCCGGACGAGGCGTGGGCCCGGTACGGCGGGCACTTCCTGCACGAAGCCCGGACGTACGCCTCCTGGCAGTCCGGGGACATCCGGTCGGCGGTGAAGTCGGCGGCCACGACGGTGCAGGAGCTGCGCGGCGAGGGGGTCTACCGGATCCTCACGCCCGACGAGTGCGTGGCGCAGGGCCTGGACAACCTGGTCCTGCATCCGCTGGCCGGCGGGATGCCGCTGGACGAAGGGTGGCGCGGTCTGCGGCTGTTCTGCGAAGACGTACTGCCCCGGCTCCGACCGTGA